GAGCGAACCGTTCATTCGTGGCAAATCAAATCATTGAGCTCTCGTTCCCCGTGCACTAAACTACGGGGAGGATCCGTTGTCACGCACTGCCCACAGGCATCTGGCTAGACTTGTAAATCAGTCGTCATAGACTCTTAGTATAATTGAATTCCACAATAAAAAAATGCTTTTAAAGCATCTACAGACGGACTTAACAAATCCGACCGCTCAAACGCCCACAGACGTGTTCACGGATAATGACTGGTCACACCTCAAAAAATGCATTCCGCATCCAAATTCCTCAAATCCATATTGTTACATGGAACGCATCGATCTTTGAGCGGAGCTTCGTCCGGTTCCGCTCCCTACCCTCCGGCTTCGCCGTCGCCATGCTCGGCGGCTGGCTGAGCCCCTCAGTGTGTTGGTCCGGTCGTCAacaaggtagagtagggcatgggacacgagccggctcaTGGGACTCTAGGCGTCGCCGTCTTCCATGCCCTACTCTTTCTCGTTGGGGCCCGAAACCATTTGGGTGCCGGTGGACGTCAAATCGATGACGGATCCGTCCTGGGACGAGCCGTCGACGTCCACCACGATGCGGTTGCGCCGTCCGGACTGATGCGCCATACGGGGCGccggagaatgcgactccgcctcgtcgacgtccatcgccgcgagggctgccgccgcCTCCTACGCCCGGTGCACGCCGTGCCATGTTCTCGTCGGACAAGGTTCATGGTGTGTCCCGATGCTCGGCGCGCCAACAAAGGGGTTGCGCGTCCGCCAACGCATTCGGGCGCGAGGCGGACCGCACGATCTCCGACGAGGCAGCTACGGCTGGCCTAGCGCCGGATCCATGTGCCATTTGGACGAACGCAACGGATTCCCGACGAAAGGAGTTCGAGCGCTGCTATGCACGGGCCTCCTCCCGGGCGCAAGGAGCGCAAGCCGAACGGCCATCTCCTCTTCAGGGCCGCGTAGGATGAGCTCGGGATCGACGGATCTAAAGGCgaaggactcggatccgctgcccgccatgccggagacgACCGAAGGAGACGGAGACGAGTTTGGGTGGCGGAGAGAAGtgaagtgaagtggctagggtttggtccggcaaGCGGATGGGAAGGAATATATGTGAGGTAGGGTGAGCCAACGTGAGTCGGGTCCGatgtggcgggcgtgcccgggTGCTTATATCCGTCATATTTGAATGGATATGAGGATGCCGGTTAGTCGGACTTTTGAGGGCTGTCTGGCTTAAAAAATCATGATCAGGCGGTTCACTTGGACGTATGAGGCGCCCGGTTGTAGATGGTGTTAGTATAATTCAAGTACACGCTGGACGATAAAACCTATGTGATTTTGGGGCGCGTTTTGTACGTTTGCAGCCTGGAGATAACACTAGCATAATCATTGGTAGAAGAATGCTAGTGTTGGTCACGTTCTACTCGGCGGCTTGCCATGCGCCAAGGTTTCAAAGCTTTTTGCCGCCGATCGATGTTAATTCGGCGCGAACAAATTTAATTTGATTATAGGTGGGTGCTAACCACTGCTAGCTAGCTACTAGCTACGTTGTCGTTAGTGTCGTTAGTGGCGTCCGAACATGGCGGGGCGCCATTCGATCGGCCCCGTTGAAAAGTCTTTGACGCTGCACGAATGCGGCAGGAAAGGGGGCGGGGCCATGGCCATGGTCGTGGTCGTGGGCTCATGGCTGTAGACCGCAGTTGGTGGTGTGGGGGTCCGACTTCCGACCGGCGCACGCTTGTTTTGACCGCACCGGTCCGGCGGGCCTATGAGTTCCCGGTCAAAGACGACGTGACGGCACGCACGCCACAGGTTACACGCGCGGGTGGGAATAAACGTGCTTTTTCTCTGCCCTTCCAGAATAACGGAAAGATCTCTGTCAGAGAAGGAATAATCTGAGAGATGTGCGTGCGTGCGACCCCTTCCCGGACGTGCcaagcatcttcatcttcatcttcttcttttttttgcgggaaatcttcatcttcatcttcttcttcccaaAGAAAGACAGAGAGAAATCGTTTCTTAACTGACGGGAGGGTAGACTGATGGTCTGATCTCCTTTGTTAGAATTCGGTCACCTTCGAGGTGGGCAGTAGCAGGACGATCTTTCAAGGCAGGAGCATCTCCCTTCTTACCCGATCCGATGTGATTGTTTCGTGAATGGAAACAAACGAAACTCGTGTCAAATCGGATGATTTCGTCCGACCCGCACCTAACCGAGATAATCCCCCCATCCGTGCCATGAACATCGCCACAAACATGCATGGCGATGTGTGGTGTGGTTGACCGGCAGCCGGCTCCGAGCTTTCAAGGCGTGAGCAAGTGGGTCGGGAGGAGTGCGGCGGTGCACGGCCGGTTGACTCCTTGAGTTTGGTTGGCAGTGTCTCGTACTGTGGCCGTTGCCGCATCTCGCTCTCTCCCGATCCACAGGCCAAACCAACCAGCGAACGTGCCTGGCTCTGGCTTGTCCCGCCAAAGTAGATTGGACCAGCAAGAACCAACGAGAGGGCACCCAAGGTTTGCCGTTTCCACACACACGTTCACTCTAGCTGACTCGGGGCCGTCTGCTGCACGCAGGGTTCTCCGCAGGCCACTTGTATGTCAGGACCTCATCAAAAAAGAGAGGGAAACTAACCAAAGGGACAGGAAACAAGATAATCACAACTTAAATGAACTGATGATGTAGGGCAGCGCTAACATCGGCCATCCGCCTCAGTTGTCGGCATTATTATATCATGCGTGCAATCCATTGGGAAAACACAAGACGAGAGATGATGATCGATGGGCTGATCATTTACATGTTTCGCACAAAGGGGAACCTGTGGCTGATTTAGGAACTTTTGACGAGGTATTGTACAATGCATACATGTGTCGCTGACGCTCAAGAGCTCGGGACTCTTGGCGCTGGTACTCCCCGCCTTTTCTTTCAGAACAATTCCATCCATTAGCATTTCCACGGTTTTAGCGCAACTCGGTGCGCCCCAGTGAGCTTGGGGGCATTGAAACCTCAGTACGTCTTGTACAATCCCATGAGAGGCTTCTCCCTGTCCTCCACTCTTTTCCGAGCTGCCtcccgcgctctgagtgccgcctcctcctccttcgagACCACCTTGGGCTTCTTGGTGTCCTCTCTTTTTCTCTTGTTGGCGGCAAGAGCTGACGGAGCACCCTTCACAGCTCTCATCGGGTTCAGTGGTTTCTTCACAACCACACCTGGGGTTGGCCCTCCTTTAATACCGGCGACAGGCCCGCCTCCACTAGGTGTTTTTGGTTGCGAAGTCGAGGATTGCGCAAGATTGGTTCTTGAGGTTTCCGCCCACTTGTATGCCTCTTCCTGGGTGACCCATTTGCCTGCTCAACAAAATaacaaacaagcataaaaataaATTATAAAGAATAACCATTCTACAAGGCATGAGGCAAATGAATTCGAAATCCAGATATGTGCGCCTGGTTAACAAGAGTACCTAATCCATCGGAATAATAGAAACCAGAGTTCGAGTCGTAGTAAAGTCCAGTGGCTTGATCATAATAATATCCTGAAGTTGAGTCAAATACCCATCCTGCACATACATATTTCAAACATGTTAACCAACACAGTAAAGACATTCAGTGTAAAAAAAAGACATTCAAAATAACATCAATACAATGTCTTAGTAAAAAGCATGATCAGATGGTACATCAGTCTATGCAGAGTATACTTATAATTCATACTAGGGATATTCCAGACACAAGGTTCATATTGAAATGGTATTACTAACAATAGCTAACAAAGGAGCGCCTAGGCGGGTGTTCAAGTGCGACTAGGTTCCAGGCGATAGCAGAACGCCTAGCGCTTAATCTGCACATAAGCGTGCACTTTGGTCAGATAAACGCAAGGCAGTGGCAAAATGCAtaattaacgcctagcactttttaGAACTATGTTACTAACATATAGTCTTTGCTATCCAGTACTAAAGCAAAAATATGTGGTTCCTGGTAGAACTAGAATTCATATATTAGCTAGGCAGATACCATGTACAGAAGAATATGAACGCTAAATTCTTGGACAAGAGGACAATTTGCTGAGTCAATGTTGTCTGTCTTAAGATATTTTGTTGACCATATTTTTGTCCTATCATATAAGAATTTGTTGACACGTTTTCCTCACGTAGGGGCATTTGGCTTATACAGGAATAAAAGCAAGCAGGATATAGTTTTGAaccagatactccctccgtcccataatataatagtgtcaaaaacgctcttatattatgggacagggaGAGTATATTTGAATGGGTGATTTAAGCATAAGAAAAAAGTGGACTTGGAAAACTGACGATACATAACAGGTTATTTCTTGGTTCAGCAATCACATTGTCCTGCTGTGATGTGGCCGTCAGGCTCGGAACTAAGCAAGTGAACAACTAAAATCAGTAGGAGAAAAGTCAGCAAGGTAATGAAAGCTCAAGGGTGAAAAAGGGAGAAGCTAATAATAGATCGAGGTCGAATTTGTGCTATACAAATCAAAGATGACTATGCACGCAATGGGAAATAAAGGATGCAGAACCAAACCTTCTCCAGGTGCCGCAGAACTGTCACCATCAGTGTTTCTCTGATTATTCTCTAAATCTTTCTGGTAACTCTTTTTAGCTTTCTGCAGGGGAAAAAATGAAAATATAATCAGGAACGCCACCCCCATAACTCAGGAAAAAAATGTAACAAGAGATGATGTAAAGCTAGAAAGAAAAGCCTACATGTTATAACAATCTAGCACCGTTTCCATTTGCAAATCTAGTTTATGTGAGATATGTATGTTACGGCTGGACTTAACTGATGGATAGCAATACTACACAGAAAAATGCAGTGAATTACGAACTTACAGCCTCTATCAGTTGGAGAGCTTTTGCTGCTTGTTGCTGCTCCTTTTCCTTGGCAGCGCCATCCTTTTGCATCGTAGACAATCTTTGGGTGACATTGTCCTTGTGGCGTTTGCCGAGTTCATGCGTTCTGATGCTGAAGGGATTGTTCGATATGAAGATTTTGCACAGGTCGCACCATTTGTTTCCTTGGCTCACCCAGTACTGAAAAACAATAGAGGACAAGTTATTAGTCCCCAAACTTAACTTGAAGAACTGGATGTCCAAGACCATGACAGAGCTTATACAGAACAGCCTGTAGAATATTGCAGATGATTTTTCTAAGGCAAAAGGAACTCTCTCTGTTTCTACCAAAAGACGAACATCGCACAATATCGGCACGACACCAGGATGTATTGGCACTCCCACCCACTAACCTCAACTTGAACTTGTTACAAATTTCCCTGTCTTAACCTAGGACGCATGAAGTGCCTAACAATCTGTAGTTCTGCGTCCCCAAGCTACACTTTCCAACAGTTAACTTGAAGAGTTATTAGTCCCCAAACTTGACTTGAAGAGTTGATGTCCAAGACCATAACAGAGCTTATACAGAACAGCCTGTAGAATATTTCTAACAAAGGCAAAAGGAACTCTCGCTATTTCTAACAAAAGACGAACATCACACGATATCAGCACAACAGCAGGATGCCCACCAATCCCCACTTGAACTTGCTACAAATTTCCCAGTCCTCAAAATCTAGTAGGATGCATAAGTGCCGCCATGGGCCTAACAATCTGTACTTCCGCGTCCCCAAGCTACACTTTTCAACCACTCCGCCTCATTGAACCGTCCAAGACATGCACAAGCAAGCGAGCCTAACCCTAATTCCGCTTACCGGGAGTCTATCAAACCCTAATTTTCCCAGACCCGCGAACAGGGAGCCAGGCCGCGCGAGGCCCCGGGTCATCAtcagcagctagctagctagccaaaGTAAGATCTCGATGCCAAAAACACCGGCCGCGGTAACAATCGCGGGACGCACCGGGCCACGCCCCAAATCTGCGCGCGTGAATCGGCCGCGCAGCCGCGGATGGGGCAACGCGCGGCCTCGGATTTCGAAGGGGGGAGGGAGATGGGGGAGTACCTCAGTCATGGCGGGCAGATGCTCCGCGCGGTCGGGTCGTGGGGCTTCGCCTCCTGCGGCGGCGGATCACCGGAGCGGACGGGCGGGGGTTTGATTCTGGCGTAGGGTGGGCGGAGCGGGCGGTCGGTCGGGGTTCGGGGAGGAGGCGCTCGAGAGTCGAGAGGTTGTTCTGCGCGACGGGTTGGCTTTGGACTTCCGGGTTTAGTTCAGACTTCAGACTTCAGAGTGACGCTCGTGTCGTGTGGGACGAAACCGGAACGGACACGAGCAACAGTGCGGAATAACTCCATGCTCGTAATTCATTTATACAATGTGtagtgtatgtgtatatatgtactccctccgttccaaaatataaataAACCATTTCTAAGTTCCAGCCTATGCATTACAAGCAAAAtatgtgaatctacactctaaaatatgtttatatacatctatATATAGTCTGTGTTAACAttttaaaaaggcttatattttAAAAGGAGAGAGTATATTTAAATATAAACCCTAAAATAGCAGAACAAATGTATTCATCAAACAGGCACGAAGAACAACGAAATAATCCAAAAAAATCTAAAAGTAACAGAAATTACATCCATGCTCATAGACCGCCTAGCTAGCGACGAATAGAAGCATCGAAGCGAGCCGAATGTGTGACATCATCATTGCCCGTCCCTTCCCGGAGTTGGACAAATCTTGTTGTAGTGAACGTTTCGAAAAATCATCGTGTTAAGGCATCAAAGGACCAGCGCACTAAAGCAGCAACtatcgccgatgaagagaagcacGGATTCAAATGATTCAATCTTAgacacatgatgctacagagaccAATGTTGTGTCTGGTAGGTCACATAGAGCCCAACTAGCCCCACGCGGGGAAGAATTTGATCTATTTGGTTGCCCGCATACACTATTTGACCCGCATAGCACGAATTTTAAAGCACCACACAGCCAGGCCTGCTAGGTGATAGCCTGCAAGGGCACGGGGTTTAGTTGTAGCCTCTTTGAAGTAAGAGTATCCATCCCATAGGGAGCATAGGAATCAGACTTTTGcctcttgtagagaattatgtattattgtgttggtgaacgtagtaattttaaaaaaaaatcctatgcacacgcaagatcatggtgatgcatagcaacgagaggggagagtgtaatctacgtaccctcgtagaccgaaagcggaagcgttagcacaacgcggttgatatagt
The sequence above is drawn from the Triticum aestivum cultivar Chinese Spring chromosome 7A, IWGSC CS RefSeq v2.1, whole genome shotgun sequence genome and encodes:
- the LOC123150874 gene encoding zinc finger protein ZOP1, with the translated sequence MTEYWVSQGNKWCDLCKIFISNNPFSIRTHELGKRHKDNVTQRLSTMQKDGAAKEKEQQQAAKALQLIEAKAKKSYQKDLENNQRNTDGDSSAAPGEGWVFDSTSGYYYDQATGLYYDSNSGFYYSDGLGKWVTQEEAYKWAETSRTNLAQSSTSQPKTPSGGGPVAGIKGGPTPGVVVKKPLNPMRAVKGAPSALAANKRKREDTKKPKVVSKEEEAALRAREAARKRVEDREKPLMGLYKTY